A single window of Kitasatospora sp. HUAS MG31 DNA harbors:
- a CDS encoding class I SAM-dependent methyltransferase codes for MTLHAAPTRPVPAGSGPPHPRIDPLRWPDVARVPYAPLRAAAARALLRRAARQRGLRVVLPGGRPLLPAPPGAPELRLHRPGHFLHRVGAGGLIGFGESYQAGDWDSPDLVALLSALATAPDTLVPSAARRLRPLYVRRPPADRLATPEQARANIRHHYDLSNDLFALFLDPTMTYSSAVFPTDPDGRPQAAWTTLAAAQHRKIDRLLDLADVRPGCRLLEIGTGWGELALRAAARGARIVSLTLSAEQQALARTRIAAAGQSDRAEVRLCDYRSAEGQYDAVVSVEMVEAVGRPFWPAYLTTLDRVLAPGGRVALQAITMPHDRMLATADTHTWILKYIFPGGLIPSLRALADTAAEHTALRLTDSHGYGPHYAETLRLWRERFTGRAAEVTALGFDTVFRRMWELYLAYSEAGFRTGYLDVRQLLLTRPGAAA; via the coding sequence GTGACCCTGCACGCCGCGCCCACCCGGCCCGTCCCGGCGGGATCCGGGCCCCCGCACCCCCGGATCGATCCGCTGCGCTGGCCCGACGTCGCCCGCGTCCCCTACGCCCCGCTGCGCGCCGCGGCGGCCCGGGCCCTGCTGCGCCGCGCCGCCCGGCAGCGCGGACTGCGGGTGGTCCTCCCCGGCGGACGGCCGCTGCTCCCCGCCCCGCCCGGCGCCCCGGAACTCCGGCTGCACCGCCCCGGCCACTTCCTGCACCGGGTCGGCGCCGGCGGCCTGATCGGCTTCGGCGAGTCGTACCAGGCCGGCGACTGGGACTCGCCCGACCTGGTCGCGCTGCTCAGCGCCCTCGCCACCGCCCCGGACACCCTCGTCCCGTCCGCCGCCCGGCGGCTGCGCCCGCTCTACGTCCGCCGCCCGCCCGCCGACCGGCTGGCCACCCCCGAGCAGGCCCGCGCCAACATCCGGCACCACTACGACCTGTCCAACGACCTCTTCGCGCTCTTCCTCGACCCGACCATGACCTACTCCTCGGCCGTCTTCCCCACCGACCCGGACGGCCGCCCGCAGGCCGCCTGGACCACTCTGGCCGCCGCCCAGCACCGCAAGATCGACCGGCTGCTCGACCTCGCGGACGTCCGACCGGGCTGCCGGCTCCTGGAGATCGGCACCGGCTGGGGCGAACTCGCCCTGCGCGCCGCCGCCCGCGGCGCACGGATCGTCAGCCTCACCCTCTCCGCCGAGCAGCAGGCCCTCGCCCGCACCCGGATCGCCGCCGCCGGGCAGTCCGACCGCGCCGAGGTCCGGCTGTGCGACTACCGCTCCGCCGAGGGGCAGTACGACGCCGTGGTCAGCGTGGAGATGGTCGAGGCGGTCGGCCGGCCCTTCTGGCCCGCCTACCTCACCACCCTGGACCGGGTGCTGGCTCCCGGCGGCCGGGTCGCCCTCCAGGCCATCACCATGCCGCACGACCGGATGCTCGCCACCGCCGACACCCACACCTGGATCCTCAAGTACATCTTCCCCGGCGGCCTGATCCCCTCCCTGCGCGCCCTCGCCGACACCGCCGCCGAGCACACCGCGCTGCGCCTCACCGACAGCCACGGCTACGGCCCGCACTACGCCGAGACCCTCCGGCTGTGGCGTGAACGGTTCACCGGCCGGGCCGCCGAGGTCACCGCGCTCGGCTTCGACACCGTCTTCCGCCGGATGTGGGAGCTCTACCTCGCCTACTCCGAGGCCGGGTTCCGCACCGGCTACCTGGACGTCCGGCAGCTCCTGCTGACCCGGCCCGGGGCCGCCGCATGA
- a CDS encoding cryptochrome/photolyase family protein — MTVAIALFTQDLRLHDNPVLHASHAAAEEVLPLFVLDPDVEAAGFAVPNRLAFLADCLTDLDAALRRTGGRLVLRRGRAAEETARLADRLSAGSVHVAAGVSAFARRREEDLRDRLGDRLTVHDRSLTVAAPGTLTPVGKDHYAVFTPYFRAWQRTDRRTPLAAPRSLRTPDAVESLPIPEVRPSSPGLPGGGETAGRALWRRWSVDRYAELHDDLPGDGTSRLSPYLHFGCLSATELAHLAERRGGEGAEAFVRQLAWRDFHHQVLAARPAAAGDDYRSRGDRWRRDEEEFAAWREGRTGFPIVDAGMRQLAHEGWMHNRARLLTACFLTKTLYQDWRTGARHFLDLLVDGDVANNQLNWQWVAGTGTDTRPNRVLNPLVQADRFDPDGTYVRRWVPELAGIPGRAVHRPWHLPTPPPDYPAPIVDPEHLTTRLRHARGLD, encoded by the coding sequence ATGACCGTCGCCATCGCCCTGTTCACCCAGGACCTCCGCCTGCACGACAACCCCGTGCTGCACGCCTCCCACGCCGCCGCCGAGGAGGTACTGCCGCTCTTCGTCCTCGACCCCGACGTCGAGGCGGCCGGCTTCGCCGTCCCGAACCGGCTCGCCTTCCTCGCCGACTGCCTCACCGACCTGGACGCGGCGCTGCGCCGGACCGGCGGCCGGCTGGTGCTGCGGCGCGGCCGGGCCGCGGAGGAGACGGCCCGGCTGGCCGACCGGCTCTCCGCCGGTTCGGTGCACGTGGCCGCCGGGGTCAGCGCCTTCGCCCGGCGCCGCGAGGAGGACCTGCGCGACCGGCTCGGCGACCGGCTCACCGTCCACGACCGCTCGCTCACCGTGGCCGCCCCCGGCACCCTCACTCCGGTCGGCAAGGACCACTACGCCGTGTTCACCCCGTACTTCCGCGCCTGGCAGCGGACCGACCGGCGCACCCCGCTGGCCGCGCCACGGTCGCTGCGCACCCCCGACGCCGTGGAGAGCCTGCCGATCCCCGAGGTCCGGCCGTCCTCGCCCGGCCTGCCCGGCGGCGGCGAGACGGCGGGCCGGGCGCTCTGGCGCCGCTGGTCGGTGGACCGCTACGCCGAACTCCACGACGACCTGCCCGGCGACGGCACCTCGCGGCTCTCCCCGTACCTGCACTTCGGCTGCCTCTCGGCGACCGAGCTCGCCCACCTCGCCGAACGCCGCGGTGGCGAGGGCGCCGAGGCGTTCGTCCGGCAGCTGGCCTGGCGCGACTTCCACCACCAGGTGCTCGCCGCCCGGCCCGCCGCGGCCGGGGACGACTACCGTTCCCGGGGCGACCGCTGGCGCCGGGACGAGGAGGAGTTCGCCGCCTGGCGGGAGGGCCGCACCGGATTCCCGATCGTGGACGCCGGGATGCGGCAACTCGCCCACGAGGGCTGGATGCACAACCGGGCCCGGCTGCTGACCGCCTGCTTCCTCACCAAGACGCTCTACCAGGACTGGCGGACCGGCGCCCGGCACTTCCTCGACCTGCTGGTGGACGGGGACGTGGCCAACAACCAGCTCAACTGGCAGTGGGTGGCGGGCACCGGGACGGACACCCGGCCGAACCGCGTGCTCAACCCGCTGGTCCAGGCCGACCGGTTCGACCCGGACGGGACGTACGTCCGGCGCTGGGTACCCGAGCTGGCCGGCATCCCCGGCCGCGCCGTCCACCGCCCCTGGCACCTGCCCACCCCACCCCCGGACTACCCCGCACCCATCGTCGACCCCGAGCACCTCACCACCCGCCTCCGCCACGCCCGGGGCCTGGACTAG
- a CDS encoding flavin-containing monooxygenase, with protein MTTERVETVIIGAGQAGLATGYHLARRGHEFVLLDASQRIGDNWRSHWDSLRLYSPARYDGLPGMRFPAPGWSFPGKDQVADFLEAYAERFRLPVRGGTRVSRLTRDGTGYLVLTDHGDLHADNVVVATGTFGRGPYIPPFAKQVDPRVRQLHSCAYKNADQLLDGPVLVVGASHSGADVAYEVAERHATVLCGRATGQIPVRLEARTTRTVFPVLWQLANHVLSNATPVGRKMKPEVRMHGGPLLRVRAADLEARGVERVTERMTGVRDGMPLLADGRVVEVSNVVWCTGFRQDFGWIDLPVIGADGWPVEHNGVALDAPGLYFAGLSFQRAFSSMLIGGAGRDAEIVAKHITARTHAVPHRTPATV; from the coding sequence ATGACCACGGAACGAGTCGAGACGGTGATCATCGGCGCGGGCCAGGCCGGACTCGCCACCGGCTACCACCTCGCCAGGCGGGGCCACGAGTTCGTCCTGCTCGACGCCAGCCAGCGGATCGGCGACAACTGGCGCTCCCACTGGGACTCGCTGCGGCTCTACAGCCCGGCCCGGTACGACGGGCTGCCCGGGATGCGGTTCCCCGCCCCCGGCTGGTCCTTCCCCGGCAAGGACCAGGTGGCCGACTTCCTGGAGGCGTACGCCGAACGGTTCCGGCTCCCGGTGCGCGGCGGCACCCGGGTTTCGCGGCTCACCCGCGACGGCACCGGCTATCTGGTCCTCACCGACCACGGCGACCTGCACGCCGACAACGTGGTGGTGGCCACCGGCACCTTCGGACGCGGGCCGTACATCCCGCCGTTCGCCAAACAGGTGGACCCCCGGGTCCGGCAACTGCACTCCTGCGCGTACAAGAACGCGGACCAGCTGCTGGACGGGCCGGTCCTGGTGGTCGGCGCCTCGCACTCCGGCGCGGACGTCGCGTACGAGGTCGCCGAACGCCACGCCACCGTGCTGTGCGGTCGGGCCACCGGGCAGATCCCGGTCCGGCTGGAGGCCCGCACCACCCGCACGGTGTTCCCGGTGCTCTGGCAGCTGGCCAACCACGTGCTCTCCAACGCCACGCCGGTCGGACGGAAGATGAAGCCCGAGGTCCGGATGCACGGCGGACCGCTGCTGCGGGTCAGGGCGGCGGACCTGGAGGCACGCGGGGTGGAACGGGTGACCGAGCGGATGACCGGGGTGCGGGACGGGATGCCGCTGCTCGCGGACGGGCGCGTGGTCGAGGTCTCCAACGTCGTCTGGTGCACCGGGTTCCGGCAGGACTTCGGCTGGATCGACCTGCCGGTGATCGGCGCCGACGGCTGGCCGGTGGAGCACAACGGCGTGGCGCTGGACGCCCCCGGGCTGTACTTCGCGGGGCTGTCGTTCCAGCGGGCGTTCAGCTCCATGCTGATCGGCGGCGCCGGGCGCGACGCGGAGATCGTCGCCAAACACATCACCGCCCGCACCCACGCCGTCCCCCACCGCACCCCGGCCACCGTCTGA
- a CDS encoding tetratricopeptide repeat protein, with the protein MTEHTGPATGSGTAGGPATGSGTAGGPATGSGAVGSADAAVALGTRLEAVGEHARAEEALRHAVRIYEAAYGPDDRRLALPLNALGTACAARGRLAEAERLLTRSLALLARDRAEEET; encoded by the coding sequence ATGACGGAGCACACGGGACCGGCGACCGGCTCCGGGACGGCCGGGGGACCGGCGACCGGCTCCGGGACGGCCGGGGGACCGGCGACCGGCTCCGGGGCGGTCGGGTCCGCGGACGCCGCCGTGGCGCTCGGTACCCGGCTGGAGGCCGTCGGCGAGCACGCCCGCGCCGAGGAGGCGCTGCGCCACGCCGTCCGGATCTACGAGGCCGCGTACGGCCCGGACGACCGCCGGCTGGCCCTCCCGCTGAACGCGCTGGGCACCGCCTGCGCCGCGCGCGGCCGGCTGGCGGAGGCCGAACGACTGCTGACGCGGTCCCTCGCGCTGCTCGCGCGGGACCGCGCGGAGGAGGAGACATGA
- a CDS encoding response regulator transcription factor: MDSAAALTAARRSYDRQAWRDACESFAGADRATPLGCADLEAYAESAALLGRGTVAAEALQRAYLARVESEDVPGALRCAFWLAEMLTMLGEFAHAGGWLTRAARLAGSAPPCAEAGWLLLPDAEQRFRDEDFAAAYDLGTRARELAVRFGDRDLAALAGQLQGRARIRQERVTEGLALLDEAMVAVTAGETSARITGWVYCMVISACQELQELRRAREWTQALDRWADAHPQFGGGYSGICLIHRSELLRLVGDWPRAAVQARTACERLTQGFGEFLAGGAYYQLGEIHRLRGDRPAAAEAYRRCAGYGQDTQPGLALLRLAEHRPEAAAAGIRRALAETSDRLARAVLLPASVEIALAVDDPETARAGAEELAATARDHHRTALLAHADQAAAAVRLAAGDPAGALTAARAAWRHWRELDVPYEAARARVLVALACRALGDEDTAAVELDTALAVFAALGAEPDRLRAAALRLPAGSGADPAADPVAASGASSGAGSGAGPPPDAARPGGLTAREVEVLRLVAAGRTNQAVARELYLSEKTVARHVGNILAKLGVGSRTAATAYAYEHGLVHAAPGAGTAQNHP; the protein is encoded by the coding sequence ATGGACTCGGCCGCCGCCCTCACCGCCGCCAGGCGCTCGTACGACCGCCAGGCATGGCGTGACGCCTGCGAGTCCTTCGCCGGGGCCGACCGGGCCACCCCGCTGGGGTGCGCGGACCTGGAGGCGTACGCCGAGTCCGCCGCGCTGCTCGGCCGTGGGACGGTGGCGGCCGAGGCGCTGCAGCGGGCGTACCTGGCGCGGGTGGAGTCCGAGGACGTGCCCGGGGCGCTGCGGTGTGCGTTCTGGCTGGCCGAGATGCTGACCATGCTGGGCGAGTTCGCGCACGCGGGCGGCTGGCTGACCCGGGCCGCCCGGCTCGCCGGGTCGGCGCCGCCCTGTGCCGAGGCCGGCTGGCTGCTGCTCCCCGACGCCGAGCAGCGGTTCCGCGACGAGGACTTCGCCGCCGCCTACGACCTGGGCACCCGGGCCCGGGAGCTGGCCGTCCGGTTCGGCGACCGCGACCTGGCGGCGCTGGCCGGACAGCTCCAGGGCCGGGCCCGGATCCGGCAGGAACGGGTCACCGAGGGGCTCGCCCTGCTGGACGAGGCCATGGTGGCGGTGACCGCCGGCGAGACCTCCGCCCGGATCACCGGCTGGGTGTACTGCATGGTGATCTCCGCCTGCCAGGAGCTCCAGGAGCTGCGCCGGGCCCGGGAGTGGACCCAGGCCCTGGACCGCTGGGCCGACGCCCACCCGCAGTTCGGCGGCGGCTACTCCGGGATCTGCCTGATCCACCGCTCCGAGCTGCTGCGGCTGGTCGGCGACTGGCCCCGGGCGGCCGTCCAGGCGCGCACCGCCTGCGAGCGGCTCACCCAGGGCTTCGGCGAGTTCCTGGCCGGCGGCGCCTACTACCAGCTGGGCGAGATCCACCGGCTGCGCGGCGACCGGCCGGCCGCGGCGGAGGCGTACCGGCGCTGTGCCGGGTACGGCCAGGACACCCAGCCGGGGCTGGCCCTGCTCCGGCTCGCCGAGCACCGGCCGGAGGCCGCCGCGGCCGGCATCCGGCGGGCCCTGGCCGAGACCTCCGACCGGCTCGCCCGGGCCGTGCTGCTCCCGGCCTCGGTGGAGATCGCGCTGGCCGTCGACGACCCGGAGACGGCCCGGGCCGGCGCCGAGGAGCTGGCCGCCACCGCCCGGGACCACCACCGCACCGCCCTGCTCGCGCACGCCGACCAGGCGGCCGCCGCCGTCCGCCTCGCCGCCGGCGACCCCGCCGGGGCCCTGACCGCCGCCCGCGCCGCCTGGCGGCACTGGCGGGAGCTGGACGTCCCGTACGAGGCGGCCAGGGCCCGGGTGCTGGTGGCACTGGCCTGCCGGGCGCTGGGCGACGAGGACACCGCGGCCGTGGAGCTGGACACCGCCCTCGCCGTCTTCGCCGCCCTCGGTGCCGAGCCCGACCGTCTCCGGGCCGCCGCCCTGCGGCTCCCGGCCGGTTCCGGGGCTGATCCCGCGGCTGATCCCGTGGCCGCTTCCGGGGCCAGCTCCGGGGCCGGTTCCGGGGCCGGCCCACCGCCCGACGCCGCCCGCCCGGGCGGGCTCACCGCACGGGAGGTGGAGGTGCTGCGCCTGGTCGCCGCCGGGCGGACCAACCAGGCCGTGGCCCGCGAGCTGTACCTGAGCGAGAAGACCGTCGCCCGGCACGTCGGCAACATCCTCGCCAAGCTGGGCGTCGGCTCGCGCACCGCGGCCACCGCGTACGCCTACGAACACGGGCTGGTGCACGCCGCCCCGGGCGCCGGGACTGCGCAGAACCACCCATGA
- a CDS encoding CapA family protein: MMRLPRRTVPGVAALLLTAAACAGPAGARLSPAPENGPASGAPTGAASGQAGGQATAAGAQRRPFTLVASGDVLPHAVIIRQAQADADGEGYDFHPMLAGVRPVISAADLALCHMETVYGPDGGPFTGYPSFKSPPQVAQALRDTGYDSCSTASNHTLDDGAEGIRRTLDAMDAAGLRHAGSARTAEEAARPALLTAGGATLAHLAYSYDTNGIPLPEGRPWAVNLIDRDRILADARAARRSGADLVVVSIHWGTEWQDEPDEQQLTLARGLTAARTDGGPDIDLILGTHAHIPQAYEKVNGTWVVYGMGDQVAGDMVNYSDAFDPRGNMGTIARFTFAPPAAGGGRWTVSRAEFVPQLMDLGPPHRVLVLPEAVRQHPDRSDFAAALDHIRSVVLSRSAADAGLTMAP, from the coding sequence ATGATGCGCCTTCCCCGCCGAACGGTCCCGGGCGTGGCCGCCCTCCTGCTCACCGCCGCCGCCTGCGCCGGCCCGGCCGGAGCGCGGCTCTCGCCCGCCCCCGAGAACGGGCCCGCGAGCGGAGCTCCGACCGGTGCGGCGAGCGGGCAGGCGGGAGGGCAGGCCACCGCGGCCGGTGCGCAGCGGCGGCCGTTCACCCTGGTCGCCAGCGGGGACGTCCTGCCGCACGCCGTGATCATCCGGCAGGCCCAGGCGGACGCCGACGGCGAGGGGTACGACTTCCACCCCATGCTGGCCGGCGTCCGGCCGGTGATCAGCGCCGCCGACCTCGCCCTCTGCCACATGGAGACGGTCTACGGCCCGGACGGCGGCCCGTTCACCGGCTACCCCAGCTTCAAGTCCCCGCCGCAGGTCGCCCAGGCGCTGCGGGACACCGGCTACGACTCCTGCTCCACCGCCTCCAACCACACCCTGGACGACGGCGCCGAGGGCATCCGCCGCACCCTGGACGCCATGGACGCGGCCGGCCTCCGGCACGCCGGCTCCGCCCGGACCGCCGAGGAGGCCGCCCGGCCCGCGCTGCTCACCGCCGGGGGCGCCACCCTCGCCCACCTCGCCTACAGCTACGACACCAACGGCATCCCGCTGCCCGAGGGCCGGCCCTGGGCGGTGAACCTGATCGACCGGGACCGGATCCTCGCCGACGCCCGCGCCGCCCGGCGGTCCGGCGCCGACCTGGTGGTGGTGAGCATCCACTGGGGCACCGAATGGCAGGACGAGCCGGACGAGCAGCAGCTCACCCTGGCCCGCGGGCTGACCGCCGCCCGCACCGACGGCGGACCCGACATCGACCTGATCCTCGGCACCCACGCGCACATCCCGCAGGCGTACGAGAAGGTCAACGGCACCTGGGTGGTCTACGGCATGGGCGACCAGGTCGCCGGGGACATGGTCAACTACTCCGACGCCTTCGACCCGCGCGGCAACATGGGCACCATCGCCCGCTTCACCTTCGCCCCGCCCGCCGCCGGCGGCGGCCGCTGGACGGTCTCCCGGGCCGAGTTCGTCCCGCAGCTGATGGACCTGGGGCCGCCGCACCGCGTCCTGGTGCTCCCCGAGGCCGTCCGGCAGCACCCCGACCGGAGCGACTTCGCCGCCGCCCTCGACCACATCCGCAGCGTCGTCCTCAGCCGCTCCGCCGCCGACGCGGGCCTCACCATGGCTCCCTGA
- a CDS encoding helix-turn-helix domain-containing protein, with the protein MDQRTELSEFLRSRRARLKPEDVGLTPYGGRRRVPGLRREELAQLAGVSTAYYIRLEQGHGENVSTAVLDAIADALRLSPAEREHLGRLTKPVHRRPRAATRPQRVRPALQQLIDTMADVPAYVLGRRLDVIGWNRLACALLGDFPAMPPEQRNMAWQVFLSPASRELYDDWEGKAGDVVAILRMDAGRYPDDPRLASLIGELSVKSEDFRRLWAAHDIRDKGHGVKELHHPTVGRLTLRYETLVPAGDQDQVLLTYHAEPGSPSAESLRLLASWTSPAAPAPVPEERLRPGGPRRPIG; encoded by the coding sequence ATGGACCAGCGCACCGAGTTGAGCGAGTTCCTGCGATCGCGCCGAGCCCGGCTGAAGCCGGAGGACGTCGGCCTCACCCCGTACGGCGGGCGGCGCCGGGTGCCGGGGCTGCGCCGGGAGGAGCTGGCGCAGCTCGCCGGGGTGAGCACCGCGTACTACATCCGGCTGGAGCAGGGGCACGGCGAGAACGTCTCCACCGCCGTCCTGGACGCCATCGCGGACGCCCTGCGGCTGAGCCCGGCCGAGCGGGAGCACCTGGGCCGCCTCACCAAGCCGGTGCACCGCCGCCCGCGCGCCGCCACCCGACCGCAGCGGGTGCGGCCCGCCCTGCAGCAGCTGATCGACACCATGGCGGACGTGCCCGCGTACGTGCTGGGGCGCCGGCTGGACGTGATCGGCTGGAACCGGCTGGCCTGCGCCCTGCTCGGCGACTTCCCGGCGATGCCGCCGGAGCAGCGCAACATGGCCTGGCAGGTGTTCCTCTCCCCCGCCTCGCGCGAGCTGTACGACGACTGGGAGGGCAAGGCGGGGGACGTGGTCGCGATCCTGCGGATGGACGCCGGGCGCTACCCCGACGACCCCAGGCTGGCCTCACTGATCGGCGAACTCTCGGTCAAGAGCGAGGACTTCCGGCGGCTGTGGGCCGCGCACGACATCCGGGACAAGGGCCACGGGGTCAAGGAGCTGCACCACCCGACGGTCGGCCGGCTGACCCTGCGGTACGAGACCCTGGTGCCGGCCGGCGACCAGGACCAGGTGCTGCTGACGTACCACGCCGAGCCGGGCTCGCCCTCCGCCGAGTCGCTGCGGCTGCTGGCCAGCTGGACCTCGCCCGCGGCGCCCGCGCCGGTGCCGGAGGAGCGGCTGCGGCCGGGCGGCCCGCGGCGGCCCATCGGGTGA
- a CDS encoding NAD(P)-dependent alcohol dehydrogenase — protein MTHTTVAAYAAAAPKAPLEKTTVPRRPLGEHDILIDIKFAGICHSDIHQVDGDWGEGIFPMVPGHEIAGVVAEVGPGVTRYAVGDRVGVGCFVDSCRECENCRAGLQQYCTGGGMTATYNGTGRDGEPTYGGYSTHLVVDEGYALRIPDAIPLDAAAPLLCAGVTLYSPLRHWGAGPGKKVAVVGFGGLGHLGVKIAHAMGAEVTVLSQSLGKREDGLRFGADDYRATADPATFTDLAGTFDLIVNTVSADLDLNAYLDLLRVNGTLVQVGLPENPSPVGAFALVGGRRSLAGSMIGGIPETQEMLDFCAEHGIGAEIEVISADRINEAYARVVASDVRYRFVIDTATI, from the coding sequence ATGACGCACACCACTGTCGCCGCCTACGCCGCCGCCGCCCCGAAGGCCCCGCTGGAGAAGACCACCGTCCCGCGCCGCCCGCTGGGCGAGCACGACATCCTCATCGACATCAAGTTCGCCGGCATCTGCCACTCCGACATCCACCAGGTCGACGGTGACTGGGGCGAGGGCATCTTCCCGATGGTGCCCGGCCACGAGATCGCCGGCGTGGTCGCCGAGGTCGGCCCCGGCGTGACCCGGTACGCGGTCGGCGACCGGGTCGGCGTCGGCTGCTTCGTCGACTCCTGCCGGGAGTGCGAGAACTGCCGGGCCGGGCTCCAGCAGTACTGCACCGGCGGCGGCATGACCGCCACCTACAACGGGACGGGCCGCGACGGTGAGCCCACCTACGGCGGCTACTCCACCCACCTGGTGGTGGACGAGGGCTACGCCCTGCGGATCCCCGACGCCATCCCGCTGGACGCCGCCGCGCCGCTGCTGTGCGCCGGCGTCACCCTCTACTCGCCGCTGCGCCACTGGGGCGCCGGCCCCGGGAAGAAGGTCGCGGTGGTCGGCTTCGGCGGCCTGGGCCACCTGGGCGTCAAGATCGCCCACGCGATGGGGGCCGAGGTCACCGTGCTCAGCCAGTCGCTGGGCAAGCGCGAGGACGGCCTGCGGTTCGGCGCCGACGACTACCGGGCCACCGCCGACCCGGCCACCTTCACCGACCTGGCCGGCACCTTCGACCTGATCGTCAACACCGTCTCCGCCGACCTCGACCTCAACGCCTACCTGGACCTGCTGCGGGTGAACGGCACCCTGGTCCAGGTCGGCCTGCCCGAAAACCCCTCCCCGGTGGGCGCGTTCGCCCTGGTCGGCGGCCGGCGCTCGCTGGCCGGCTCGATGATCGGCGGCATCCCGGAGACCCAGGAGATGCTGGACTTCTGCGCCGAGCACGGCATAGGCGCGGAGATCGAGGTGATCTCCGCCGACCGGATCAACGAGGCCTACGCCCGGGTGGTGGCCAGCGACGTCCGGTACCGCTTCGTGATCGACACCGCCACCATCTGA
- a CDS encoding M1 family metallopeptidase codes for MTSPRFATAVAAVTAAVCCTALAPQRALAQGSQGPGQVLSADGPADPVYPGLGNAGYDALAYDLAFDYHADTRTVSGSAAITARSLTRLERISLDAAGLAVSAVKVDGRKAEFALEGEKLTVTPARAIRPGAVLRVQVEYTADLKTVVPGTRTGWVVTKDGFAVAGQPDTAHTVFPGNDHPSDKARFTVRVTAPSELFGVANGTPVGTVERDGRTTRTYVSRDPMATELLQVSVGSYTVKERPGSRPGLRLRDVVPTARAEALEPALALTGDQLAWMEAHLGPFPFEAYGIMPADTDDPKAFDFTGLETQTLTLYKPGFLAQREQAVGSHMVHELTHSWFGNSVTPRTWADLWLNEGHADFYGLLYRYERGWPDSLGMTTLDARMQDTYAKADLWRRDSGPVAAPNAKNLFDGQRYLGGVLALYALREKVGTEVFDRIEREFLRTYRYGTASTADYIATASRVSGQDLGGFLTEWLYGTRVPAMPNHPDWTVTPAEPKLRSVPTEIPQGSALL; via the coding sequence ATGACGAGCCCACGATTCGCCACCGCCGTCGCGGCGGTCACGGCAGCGGTCTGCTGCACGGCCCTCGCCCCCCAGCGGGCCCTCGCCCAGGGGTCGCAGGGCCCCGGACAGGTCCTCTCCGCGGACGGTCCCGCCGACCCGGTCTACCCCGGGCTGGGCAACGCCGGGTACGACGCCCTCGCCTACGACCTCGCCTTCGACTACCACGCGGACACCCGTACGGTCTCCGGCTCGGCCGCGATAACCGCCCGCAGCCTCACCCGGCTGGAGCGGATCTCGCTGGACGCCGCGGGACTCGCGGTCTCCGCCGTCAAGGTCGACGGCCGGAAGGCAGAATTCGCCCTGGAGGGCGAGAAGTTGACCGTCACCCCGGCGCGGGCGATCCGGCCCGGCGCGGTGCTCCGGGTGCAGGTGGAGTACACCGCCGACCTGAAGACGGTCGTTCCCGGCACCCGCACCGGCTGGGTGGTGACCAAGGACGGCTTCGCGGTCGCCGGCCAGCCGGACACCGCGCACACCGTCTTCCCCGGCAACGACCACCCCTCGGACAAGGCCCGGTTCACCGTCCGGGTCACCGCCCCCTCCGAGCTGTTCGGGGTCGCGAACGGCACCCCGGTCGGCACGGTGGAGCGCGACGGCCGGACCACCCGCACGTACGTCTCGCGCGACCCGATGGCCACCGAGCTGCTCCAGGTGTCGGTGGGCTCGTACACGGTGAAGGAGCGCCCGGGAAGCCGTCCGGGGCTGCGGCTGCGTGACGTGGTGCCCACGGCCCGCGCCGAGGCGCTGGAGCCCGCGCTCGCCCTGACCGGCGATCAACTCGCCTGGATGGAGGCCCATCTGGGCCCCTTCCCGTTCGAGGCGTACGGGATCATGCCGGCCGACACCGACGACCCCAAGGCCTTCGACTTCACCGGCCTGGAGACCCAGACCCTCACCCTGTACAAGCCCGGCTTCCTCGCCCAGCGGGAGCAGGCCGTCGGCTCGCACATGGTCCACGAGCTGACCCACTCCTGGTTCGGCAACAGCGTCACGCCCAGGACCTGGGCCGACCTGTGGCTCAACGAGGGCCACGCCGACTTCTACGGCCTGCTGTACCGCTACGAGCGCGGCTGGCCGGACTCGCTGGGCATGACCACGCTGGACGCCCGGATGCAGGACACCTACGCCAAGGCCGACCTGTGGCGCCGCGACTCGGGGCCGGTGGCCGCGCCGAACGCGAAGAACCTCTTCGACGGGCAGCGCTACCTGGGCGGCGTGCTGGCCCTGTACGCGCTGCGGGAGAAGGTCGGCACCGAGGTCTTCGACCGCATCGAGCGGGAGTTCCTGCGGACATACCGGTACGGGACGGCCTCCACGGCCGACTACATCGCGACCGCCTCGCGGGTGTCCGGCCAGGACCTCGGGGGCTTCCTCACCGAGTGGCTCTACGGCACCAGGGTGCCGGCCATGCCCAACCATCCGGACTGGACGGTCACTCCGGCCGAGCCGAAGCTGCGCAGCGTTCCCACCGAGATCCCCCAGGGGTCCGCGCTGCTCTGA